The genomic segment ctctctctcctccccaacccctccttgagagagagagagagagagcaatctcagcaaccagggagagagagagagagagagagagcaatctcagcaaccagggagagagagagagagagagagagagagcaatctcagcaaccagggagagagagagagagagagagagcaatctcagcaaccagggagagagagagagagagagagagagaatgcaacTCGGGAGGGAGTGGGGAACCGCTTCAGACTTCAAGCACATCTGATAATTTAACACGAGTTTAAAATCAATTGATAAAAGTACAAAGGGGACGTGGGGGTGGGAGCTgttggcagggagagagggggtggcttTCTACAGGAAGGCATCACACCACTCGCGCAAGCAGGTGTGGCAGTCGCTGCACTGTTTAGAGTTGGCCTGGCACGTGTCTTTCAACCACTCCTTAAAGAGGTCTTCATTCTTCCGGAGGACCAGGAACTGTCCCAGCACCACGTACGcctgggagagacacagaggagagagagagagagagagagacgtcagTGCAATGCAAGGCatgctgagaatgtggaacacacacaccaaccccacaccaccccacacacacaccaccccacccccacacgccccgccccacacacccacacacgccccgccccacacacccacacacgccccgccccacacacccacgccccgccccacacacccacacacacgccccgccccacacacccacacacacgccccgccccacacacacacacgccccgccccacacacacacacacgccccgccccacacacacacacgccccgccccacacacacacacacgccccgccccacacacacacacacgccccgccccacacacacacacacacacgccccgccccacacacacacacacacacacacgccccgccccacacacacacacacacgccccgccccacacacacacacacacacacacgccccgccccacacacgccccgccccacacacacacacacgccccgccccacacacacacaca from the Mustelus asterias unplaced genomic scaffold, sMusAst1.hap1.1 HAP1_SCAFFOLD_1730, whole genome shotgun sequence genome contains:
- the LOC144488638 gene encoding barrier-to-autointegration factor-like; its protein translation is AYVVLGQFLVLRKNEDLFKEWLKDTCQANSKQCSDCHTCLREWCDAFL